Proteins encoded together in one Musa acuminata AAA Group cultivar baxijiao chromosome BXJ3-6, Cavendish_Baxijiao_AAA, whole genome shotgun sequence window:
- the LOC135640267 gene encoding ABC transporter G family member 1-like, whose translation MAEEIAQEMGLVTQNRQPEHVVPVGPSERGVYLTWEDLWVTASNGRSASNVILAGLTGYAQPGEVTAIMGPSGCGKSTLLDALAGRLGSSTRQSGHILVNGRRQRLSFGTSAYVTQDDILMTTLTVREAVYYSAELQLPKTMTKSEKRERADMTIGEMGLQDAMDTRIGGYSSKGISGGQKRRVSICVEILTRPKLLFLDEPTSGLDSAASYHVMHRIVNLARHDGMTILASIHQPSSEVFELFDNLCLLSSGRTVYFGPTSRTNEFFASNGFPCPTFRNPSDHYLRTINKDFDKESKEGCSERLNNANKAIDVLTMSYKQSETCKHVARRVSEICNTEGDLVKNKRQASFAAQCVVLTKRSFVNMYRDLGYYWLRLAIYIMLCLCIGTVFYDIGLSYGSIQARGSMLMFVAGFLTFMAIGGFPSFVEDMKIFRRERLNGHYGVAAFVISNTLSSAPYLALVSLLPAAMAYYLAGLQRGFEHFIFFSLVLYMCMLLVEGLMMIVASIVPNFLMGIITGAGIQAVMILSSGFFRLPRDLPKPVWKYPVYHIAFHKYANQGYFKNEFIGLTFPGSEAGGAAAVTGETVVKDYWQMEVGYSKWVDLAILFLMVILYRLLFLVIIKVSEKAKPMLMELLNAPPKKVMQVMEQPLEDDTEPNP comes from the exons ATGGCAGAAGAGATAGCTCAGGAAATGGGACTGGTGACCCAGAACCGGCAGCCGGAGCATGTTGTTCCGGTCGGGCCGAGTGAAAGGGGAGTGTATCTGACGTGGGAGGATCTGTGGGTAACCGCATCCAACGGGAGGAGTGCGTCGAACGTTATACTCGCCGGCCTGACCGGATATGCCCAGCCGGGCGAGGTCACCGCCATCATGGGTCCTTCCGGCTGCGGCAAGTCCACCCTTCTCGATGCATTAGCAGGGAGATTGGGGTCCAGCACAAGGCAGTCCGGGCACATCTTGGTGAATGGCCGACGACAGAGGCTGTCTTTTGGGACTTCG GCTTATGTGACGCAAGATGACATCCTGATGACGACGCTGACGGTACGAGAAGCGGTGTACTACTCTGCGGAACTGCAGCTGCCGAAGACGATGACCAAGTCGGAGAAGAGGGAGAGAGCAGACATGACCATCGGAGAGATGGGGCTGCAGGACGCCATGGACACGAGAATCGGCGGCTACTCGTCCAAAGGCATCAGCGGCGGCCAGAAGAGAAGGGTGAGCATCTGCGTCGAGATCCTCACTCGCCCCAAGCTTCTCTTCTTGGACGAGCCCACCAGCGGCCTCGACAGCGCCGCTTCCTACCACGTCATGCATCGCATCGTCAACCTTGCAAGGCACGACGGAATGACCATTCTTGCCTCCATTCATCAACCCAGCAGCGAAGTCTTTGAGCTCTTCGACAACTTGTGCCTTCTCTCTTCTGGCAGAACCGTTTACTTCGGACCAACTTCCAGAACCAACGAG TTCTTTGCGTCGAATGGTTTTCCATGCCCAACCTTCAGAAACCCCTCCGATCACTACCTTCGAACCATAAACAAGGACTTCGACAAG GAGTCTAAAGAAGGATGTAGTGAGAGGTTGAACAACGCCAACAAAGCTATCGATGTACTGACGATGTCATACAAGCAGTCCGAGACGTGCAAACATGTGGCGAGACGAGTCTCTGAGATATGCAATACG GAAGGAGATCTGGTAAAGAACAAAAGGCAAGCCAGTTTTGCTGCCCAGTGCGTTGTGCTCACGAAGAGATCCTTCGTGAACATGTACAGGGATTTAGGCTACTATTGGCTGCGACTTGCGATCTACATCATGCTCTGTCTTTGCATTGGTACCGTCTTCTATGATATTGGACTCAGCTATGGGTCGATTCAG GCAAGGGGTTCGATGCTGATGTTCGTAGCAGGATTCCTCACTTTCATGGCGATTGGAGGATTTCCATCCTTCGTGGAAGACATGAAG ATTTTTCGACGCGAGAGACTCAACGGGCACTACGGCGTGGCGGCGTTCGTGATCAGCAACACGCTCTCGTCGGCGCCCTACCTAGCGCTCGTCTCGCTACTTCCGGCGGCCATGGCGTACTACCTCGCCGGTCTCCAACGAGGGTTTGAACACTTCATCTTCTTCAGCCTGGTGCTCTACATGTGCATGCTGCTGGTGGAGGGGCTGATGATGATCGTCGCCAGCATCGTGCCCAACTTCCTCATGGGCATCATCACCGGTGCCGGAATCCAAGCGGTGATGATACTGTCAAGTGGCTTCTTCCGATTGCCCAGAGACCTACCCAAGCCGGTGTGGAAGTACCCGGTCTACCACATCGCCTTCCACAAGTACGCCAACCAGGGCTACTTCAAGAACGAGTTCATCGGTCTGACCTTCCCCGGCAGCGAAGCCGGCGGAGCAGCCGCCGTGACTGGGGAGACTGTGGTGAAAGATTACTGGCAGATGGAGGTGGGCTACTCCAAGTGGGTTGATCTGGCCATACTGTTCCTCATGGTGATCCTTTACAGGCTCTTGTTCTTGGTCATCATAAAGGTGAGTGAGAAGGCGAAGCCAATGCTCATGGAGCTGCTGAATGCTCCACCCAAGAAGGTCATGCAGGTCATGGAACAGCCCCTAGAAGATGACACAGAACCAAACCCTTGA
- the LOC103986769 gene encoding plant cysteine oxidase 3-like translates to MEVAVRSKVQRLYDACASVFRTGEDEPLTFEQIRWLQSLLDGVGPADVGIDGYGDEGPRGDERSPTSRRGLVLGHALEQITYIHIHECQDFSMGVFCFPAGATMPLHDHPGMVVLTKVLDGSVSWNAYDWVSNPRKNGLAKVVAEERILQASTRTSVLFPRSGGNIHSFTALTPCAILDVLTPPYSDELGRPSTYYIDIPIPWLPGFCILEEAELPDDLVVAGAPYLGPELIVVDEEEEDDDDDMY, encoded by the exons ATGGAGGTGGCGGTGAGGAGCAAAGTGCAGAGGCTGTACGACGCATGCGCCAGTGTCTTCCGCACCGGGGAGGATGAACCGCTCACGTTCGAGCAGATCCGGTGGCTGCAAAGCCTCCTGG ATGGCGTGGGGCCGGCCGACGTCGGAATCGATGGATACGGAGACGAAGGGCCGCGAGGAGATGAGAGGAGTCCGACGAGCCGCCGTGGACTGGTGCTAGGGCATGCGTTGGAGCAGATTACCTATATACACATCCATGAGTGCCAAGATTTCTCG ATGGGGGTGTTCTGCTTCCCGGCTGGTGCAACGATGCCTCTGCATGATCACCCGGGAATGGTGGTGCTCACCAAGGTTTTGGACGGTTCAGTGTCATGGAACGCCTATGATTGGGTCTCCAACCCCAGAAAGA ATGGACTAGCAAAGGTTGTGGCAGAAGAACGCATACTCCAAGCATCCACCAGGACATCGGTCTTGTTCCCGAGGAGCGGAGGAAACATACACTCTTTCACTGCTCTAACTCCCTGTGCTATACTTGATGTGTTGACTCCTCCGTATTCTGATGAACTTGGAAGGCCATCAACCTACTACATCGACATACCCATACCTTGGCTTCCGG GTTTCTGCATACTTGAAGAGGCAGAATTGCCGGATGATCTGGTCGTTGCCGGAGCGCCATACCTTGGTCCTGAGCTCATTGTtgttgatgaagaagaagaagatgatgatgatgacatgtaTTGA